The Mastomys coucha isolate ucsf_1 unplaced genomic scaffold, UCSF_Mcou_1 pScaffold14, whole genome shotgun sequence genome window below encodes:
- the Tmem198 gene encoding transmembrane protein 198: protein MPSTMPGTMDTLRFQLLPPEPDDAFWGAPCEQPLERRYQALPALVCIMCCLFGVVYCFFGYRCFKAVLFLTGLLFGSVVIFLLCYRERVLETQLSAGASAGIALGIGLLCGLVAMLVRSVGLFLVGLLLGLLLAAAALLGSAPYYQPGSVWGPLGLLLGGGLLCALLTLRWPRPLTTLATAVTGAALIATAADYFAELLLLGRYVVERLRAAPVPPLCWRSWALLALWPLLSLMGVLVQWRVTTERDSHTEVVISRQRRRVQLMRIRQQEERKEKRRKKRPPRAPPRGPRAPPRPGPPDPAYRRRPVPIKRFNGDVLSPSYIQSFRDRQTGSSLSSFMASPTDTDYEYGSRGPLTACSGPPVRV from the exons ATGCCCAGCACTATGCCGGGTACTATGGATACTCTGCGGTTTCAGCTGCTGCCCCCGGAGCCTGATGATGCCTTCTGGGGTGCACCTTGTGAACAGCCTCTGGAGCGCAGGTATCAGGCACTGCCGGCCCTCGTCTGCATCATGTGCTGTTTGTTTGGAGTCGTCTACTGCTTCTTTG GTTACCGCTGCTTCAAGGCAGTTCTCTTCCTCACTGGGTTGCTGTTTGGCTCAGTGGTCATCTTCCTGCTGTGCTACCGAGAGCGGGTTCTGGAGACGCAGCTGAGTGCTGGGGCAAGCGCGGGCATCGCACTGGGCATCGGGCTGCTCTGCGGACTGGTAGCCATGCTGGTACGCAGTGTGGGCCTCTTCCTGGTGGGGCTGCTGCTCGGTCTGCTACTCGCTGCTGCTGCCCTACTAGGCTCTGCACCCTATTACCAGCCCGGCTCCGTATGGGGCCCACTGGGGCTGCTGCTGGGAGGCGGCCTGCTCTGTGCCCTGCTCACGCTGCGCTGGCCCCGACCACTCACCACCCTTGCCACTGCCGTGACGGGCGCTGCCCTCATCGCCACTGCTGCAGACTATTTCGCTGAACTGCTACTCCTGGGGCGCTATGTGGTGGAGCGACTGCGGGCTGCGCCTGTGCCTCCTCTCTGCTGGCGGAGCTGGGCCCTGCTGGCACTCTGGCCTCTACTTAGCCTCATGGGCGTCCTGGTGCAGTGGAGGGTGACAACCGAGAGGGACTCCCACACAGAAG TGGTCATCAGCCGGCAGCGAAGGCGAGTGCAGCTGATGAGGATCCGGCAGCAGGAAGAACGCAAGGAGAAGCGGCGAAAGAAGAGACCCCCTCGGGCTCCTCCCAGAGGTCCTCGTGCACCTCCACGGCCTGGTCCCCCTGACCCTGCTTACAGACGCAGGCCAGTGCCCATCAAACGCTTCAATGGAGATGTCCTGTCCCCG AGTTACATCCAGAGCTTCCGGGACCGGCAGACTGGGAGCTCTCTGAGCTCCTTCATGGCCTCACCTACAGACACAGACTATGAATATGGGTCCCGGGGACCACTGACAGCCTGCTCTGGACCCCCTGTACGGGTGTAG